In Leifsonia sp. PS1209, the genomic stretch AGATCCTCGCCCGCCAGCAGCCGGTCGCCCGCGACCTGCGCATCGTGGTCAGCGCGCTCCGCATCAGCGCGTCGCTGGAGCGGATGGGCGACATGTCCGAGCACATCGCGCAGTTGGCGCGCTACCGCTTCCCGGACAAGGTCGTCCCGAAGAGCCTGCGTTCGACCTTCGCGGAGATGGGCCGTCTCGACGTGCTGATCGCGCAGAAGCTCGCGCAGCTGCTCCGCACGCAGGACCTCGATCTGGCCGACGAGATCCGCAACGAGGACGACCAGATCGACGAGCTGCACGTCAGCGTCTTCGACAAGGTGCTCGGCGAGACCTGGAAGGGCCAGGCGGTCGACACCGTCGACGCGACCCTTGCGTCCCGCTACCACGAGCGTTTCGCAGACCACGCGGTCTCCATCGCCAAGAAGGTCCAGTACCTGGCCACCGGCGACTGGGCCCCCGAGCTGGCCTCCTAGCCCCGAGACTCACCCACCCAAAAGATCGAGTCCGGACTTATTCACGCGACGCGCCGAGCGAAGCGTGAATAAGTTCGGACTCGATTCTTTCTACTTCTTGCCCTGGGCGGCCACGGCGGCAGCGCCGGCGGCGGCGGCCTCCGGGTCGAGGTATGCGGCGGGGGCGATCGGACGGAAGTCCTCGTCGAGCTGGTAGACCAGCGGGATGCCGGTCGGGATGTTCAGCTCGGCGATGTCGTCGTCCGAGATGCCGTCGAGGTGCTTGACCAGGGCGCGCAGCGAGTTGCCGTGCGCCGTGACCAGGACCGTCTTTCCCTCGGCGAGGTCTTTCGTGATGTCGGACTCCCAGTACGGGAGCATCCTGGCGATGACGTCCTTCAGGCACTCGGTGCGCGGCAGGTCGTCTCCGAGGCCGGCGTAGCGCGGGTCGTGCGCCTGCGACCACTCGCTGTCGTCGTCGAGCGGCGGCGGCGGGACGTCGAAGGAGCGGCGCCACAGCTGGAACTGCTCAGGGCCGTACTTCTCCAGCGTCTCCGCCTTGTCGAGGCCCTGCAGCGCGCCGTAGTGGCGCTCGTTGAGGCGCCACGACCGCTTGACGTCGATCCAGAGCCTGTCTGCGACCTCGAGGGCGAGGTTCGCGGTCTGGATCGCGCGGGTGAGCACGGAGGTGTAGAGCACGTCGGGGTGCAGCCCGGATTCGGAGAGCAGCTCTCCGGCACGCTTGGCTTCTGCGACGCCCTGCTCGCTGAGGCGGACGTCCACCCAGCCGGTGAACAGGTTCTTCTGGTTCCACTCGCTGTTGCCGTGGCGGAGGAGGATCAAAGTGTGAGGCGCGGACATGCCTCCTAATCTATCGCCTCGGGTTTGGCAGACTGGACGCATGGCATCCGGCGCGATCGGCACGGTCACCCGTGGCACGACCAACACGAACAGGTTGCGTCGCGTCGACCGCTGGATCGCGACGCTCCCCGTCCTGCGCAGCACTGCAGACCCGCTTGTGGTCGACCTGGGCTACGGCGCCAGCGGCGTCACGGCGCTCGAACTGCACCAGCGGCTGGCCAAGGTCCGGCCGGATGTGGAGGTGCTCGGTCTCGAGATCGAGCCCGGCCGGGTCGCGACCGCGCGGGAGCAACTGGCGGTCGTCCGCTCCGGGGCGACCGGTTTCGCACCGGATGCGCGGATCGGCTTCGCGCTCGGCGGCTTCGAGGTGCCGCTGCCGGACGGCCGCCTGGCCGCGGTGATCCGCGCCTCGAACGTGCTCCGGCAGTACGACGAGTCGGAGGTGGTGCCGGCCTGGCGGCGCCTGGTCTCCCGGCTGCAGCGCGGCGGAGCGCTGATCGACGGCACCTGCGACGAGATCGGCCGTATCTCGTCCTGGGTCGACGTCACCGCAGACGGCCCTCAGCATCTCAGCATCTCGCTGCGGCTCGCCGGGCTCGACGCCCCATCGATCGTCGCCGAGCGACTGCCGAAGATCCTCATCCACCGCAACGTGCCCGGCGAGCCCGTGCACCGGCTGATGCTCGATCTGGACCGGCTGTGGCGCATCCACGCTGCGCTCGCCGCCTACGGGCCCAGGCAGCGCTGGATCGCCGTGGCGCAGGGGATGCGCGACGCCGGCTGGCCGGTGCGCGGCGGGCGCACGCGGTGGCGGCTCGGAGAGCTCACCGTCGACTGGGATGCGGTCGCCCCGCAGGGCTTCGTGTGGTGAGTGCCCCGGCTACGCGCGGGGCTGGCGGGTGACGGCCCCGAGCCTCGGCAGCCGCGGGACGTGCGCTTCTGCGCCCGCCTCCGGAGGGACCACGATCTCCTGAGCTGCCGCGACGGCCGTGCCGTCCGCATCCACCACGAGGGTCGCATCGGCGGGCGTCGACCGCTTCACGACAGCGAGCGCGATCGGCCCGAGCTCGTAGTGCAGGGCCGACGACGTGACGGTCCCGACCTCTTTGCCGTCGTTCGTCACGACGGCACCACGCTCGGGATGCACGCCCTCCGAGCCGTCGAGGTGCAGCATCACGAGTCGCCGGGGAGGATGGCCGAGGTTGTGCACCTTCGCCACCGTCTCCTGGCCGCGGTAGCAGCCCTTGGTGAGGTGCACGGCGGTGCGGAGCCAGTCGAGCTCGTGCGGGATGGTCTTCTCGTCCACCTCGGTGGCGAAGCGCGGGCGCCAGGCGGCGATGCGGAGCGCGTCGGCTGCGAGCGTCCCGGCGACGGGGAACTCGCCGGCGGTGACGCGCGCGGCGATGGAGCCGAGCGCATCCCGTGGCACCAGTCGTTCGCTCCACGTCCACGACGCTCCGGGATGCTCGCCCCGCGCGTACTGGTGGCCGCCGGGGGTCACCGCCCGCCACGGGTCGTGCCAGATGAGCGGGACGCCGTTGGGGGCCGCGATGGGGAGGGCCGGGTCGCCGATGGTGCCGATGGTCGCGAGGTCGGCCGTGCGGTCGGCCAGCTCGACGCGGAGCATGAAGCGCATCGAGGTCAGCCAGGCGAGAAGCCCCTCCGCCTCCGCACTGTCCACGAGCATCCAGAGCGTTTCTCCGTCGTCGACGATGCGGACGGCGTGCTCCAGTCGTCCGGTGACGTCGAGCAGCAGGGTCTCCGTGGACTCGCCCGGCGCGAGGCCGAGGAGGCTCTGACTGGTGAGCGAGTTCAGCCAGCTGAGCCTGTCCGGCCCGGTGATCGTGAGCACGGCGCGGTCGGAGAGATCGACGATCGCGCGGCCATCGGCGAGCGCACGCTGCTCGGAGAGCGGGTTGCCGTAGTGCGCTGCGACGCCGACGTCCGCGATGTCGACAGCGCCCGGCAGCGCCAGGAAGGGAGATGCCGCCATCACTCCGCCTTCGCGAGACGGGCGGAGGCGTGCGTGCGCAGCTCTTGGCCGAGGGCCGCGATGTCCCAGGCCCAGAGCAGGTGGTTGTCGACCAGGCCGTAGAGGCGGGTGGCGGCCGTGTAGTCCTTGGCGCCCGCGGTGCGGACCACCGCATCCGTCGCGAGGTCGATGCGCGGGCCGTTCACCTGGCCGAGGTAGAGCTCGCTCACTCCGTCCGGATGGACGATCGCCACGTCGATGTCGAAGCCGCCGTGCGAGTTGCGGAGCGTCTCGACGGACTGCGCCGTGGAGAACGGGCGAGCACCCTGGCCGGGAAGCATCGCCGGGCCGGCGTCGCCCTCGATGAGCGTGCGGCTGAGGCGCCAGTATCCGGTCTCCGCGGCGAGCGGGGTGTTGCCTTCGTCGAGCACCCACGAGGTGGACGAGTAGTTGAGGTACGGCTGGCCGTCGTGGCTGAAGCTCACGCGCTGGCCGAACTCGAGCTGGGTGTGGTCGTCACCGACCGCGTAGTCGAGCACGCCCGTGCCCTCCCACACACCGATCAACCAGGAGAGAGGGACCAGTTCGGCGGGCAGATCGGTCGGGATCTCGATCATGGCTGTCGTGAAGCGCTTAGCGCTGGCCCCGGAAGAGGTTGTAGACGACGACCACCGAGACTCCGGCGATGGCGAGCGTTGCCAGACCGAGGAGTCCGACGAAGAAGAGTTCGAGGGCAACCAGCATGCAGCCAGTCTAGTCAGTGCCCGGCTGGTATGTCGCGACGCGGCTAGTGCGCAGCGGCTACTGCGCAGCGGCGACGATGCCGAGGATGGCGCCGACCACGCCGAGGATCACGAACGAGCCGGTGACCGTGGCGGCGAGCCTGTTCACGAAGCCGTCCTTCTGCTGGGTCGCGAGCTGGGCGACGAGCCCGAGCAGCACGCATCCGGCGAGGGCGAGGGACAGCCAGGAGGCGTAGCGATCGGGCGGCGAGATGATCGCGATCAGCACCGAGGAGACGAGCGCGAGCGCCCAGACGGCACCGATGCTCCCGTAGCGGGCGCGCTTCGACAGGACGACGTCTCCGTCGAAGGCTGCCGCCGGTCCCATGCTGCTGTCGCTCACTCCACCATTGTGCACCGATCGACGGGGGAAAGGGTTCGCTGGCATTTCCGGTAGCATTGCGGCACAGCACGTTCAGGAGGCTTGAGTGGCGCAGTTGTTGATCCTCACCTCTGCGCCAGACGCGGAGGTGCTCCCCTCCCTCGCCCTTCTCAGCCATCGAACCCGTCAGATCCCCGCTGAGCCGGCGTCGCTCGTCAACGCGCCCAGCTGCGACCTCATCTTCGTGGACGCCCGCCGCGACCTCGCGAGCGCCAAGTCGCTGTGCAAGATCCTCACCACCACCGGCATCACGGTTCCGATGCTGCTGGTGCTGACCGAGGGCGGCCTCACGGCGGTCAGCGCCGACTGGGGCGTCAACGACGTCGTCCTCGAATCGGCAGGGCCCGCCGAAGTGGATGCGCGCATCCGGCTGGCCATCGGGCGGCAGACCCAGGAGCACGCGCAGACCAAGATCCAGGCGTCCGGGGTGACCATTGACGAGGCCAGCTATTCGGCCAAGGCGCACGGCCGCCAGCTCGACCTCACGTTCAAGGAGTTCGAGCTGCTGCGGTTCTTCGCGACGCATCCCTCCCGGGTGTTCACTCGCGAGCAGCTGCTCAGCGAGGTGTGGGGCTACGACTACTTCGGCGGCACCCGCACCGTGGATGTTCACGTGCGGCGCCTGCGCGCCAAGCTCGGCGACCTCGAATCGCTGATCGGCACGGTGCGCAACGTCGGCTACCGCTTCAACGTCTACGAAGAGGACAACGACCGGCTGCCGTCGTCCGTCCGCTCCTGACCTGCACAGCCTCCATTTATCCACAGTTAACCTGGCGCGGTGCCACGGCCGGGCGCACGGTGCAATGATGTTGTGATGGACGGCGACAACATCCTTCTGGACAACGGCTTGAGCGGAAGCTTCGGCAGCGACTTCGACGACGACTTCGCGCCGTTCGTCTACGAACCGGACCCCGATCTGCCGGACGACAGGTATCTCGACAGGGAGCTGAGTTGGCTCGCGTTCAACCAGCGCGTGCTCGAACTCGCGGAAGACCCCACGCTGCCTGTGCTCGAACGGGCGAACTTCCTCGCCATCTTCGCGACCAACCTCGACGAGTTCTTCATGGTGCGCGTCGCCGGCCTCAAGCGCCGCATCGCGACCGGCCTCGCCGTCCCCACGAATGTCGGCCGCGCGCCGGTGGATGTGCTCGCCGACATCTCCGAGAAGGCGCACGAACTGCAGTCCAGGCACGCCGCCGTCTACCGCGACCAGGTGCTCCCCGCCCTCGAAGAGGCCGGCATCACGGTCGCGAAGTGGGATGAGCTCGACGAAGCGGACAGAGCGCAGATGCGGGAGATCTTCTCGCAGCAGATCTTCCCCGTGCTGATGCCGCTCGCCGTCGATCCAGCCCACCCTTTCCCGTACATCTCCGGGCTGTCGCTCAACCTCTCGATCCGGGTGCGCAACTCGCGAACGGGCAAGGAGCAGTTCGCGCGCCTCAAGGTGCCGCAGATGCTCCCCCGGTTCGTGCGCATCGACCAGCGCGAAACCGTCGACCAGATGCGCTTCATCGCGCTCGAAGACCTGATCGCCAACCACCTGGGCGATCTGTTCCCCGGCATGGAGATCCTCGACCACCACGTCTTCCGCGTCACACGCAACGAAGACGTCGAGGTCGACGAAGACGAGACGGAGAACCTCATCCAGGCGCTGGAGCGCGAGCTGCTGCGCCGCCGCTTCGGACCGCCGATCCGGCTCGAGGTCACCGAGGACATGGATCCGGTGACCCTCGGCCTGCTGGTGCGCGAGCTCGACGTGACCGAGCAGGAGGTCTACCGCCTCCCGTCGCCGCTCGACCTCGGCGGCCTGTTCGTGCTGGCGAAGATCGACCGGCCAGACCTGCACTACCCCAACCACGTGCCGACCACGGCGGCTCAGCTGATGCCGAGCGAGCCGAACGCCAAACCGGATGTGTTCGCCGCCGTCGGCCGCCAGGACATCCTGCTGCACCACCCGTACGAGTCGTTCGCGACGAGTGTGCAGGCGTTCCTCGAACAGGCGGCGGCCGACCCGCACGTGCTCGCCATCAAGCAGACGCTCTACCGCACGTCGGGAGACAGCCCGATCGTCGAGGCGCTCATCGACGCGGCGGAGTCCGGCAAACAGGTGCTCGCCCTGGTGGAGATCAAGGCGCGCTTCGACGAGCAGAACAACATCTCCTGGGCACGCAAGCTCGAGAAGGCCGGCGTGCACGTCGTCTACGGTCTCGTCGGGCTCAAGACGCACTGCAAGCTCGCGCTCGTCATCCGTGAGGAGAAGGGCGTGCTCAAGCACTACAGCCACATCGGAACAGGCAACTACAACCCCAAGACCTCGCGCATCTACGAAGACCTCGGCCTGCTCACCGCAGACGACCAGGTGGGCAAAGACCTCACCCGCCTGTTCAACGAGCTGTCCGGCTACGCGATCGAGAAGAAATTCAAGCGACTCCTCGTCGCCCCGCTGCACCTGCGCAAGGGGCTGCTGAAGCGCATCCAGATCGAGACGGCGAACGCTGCGGCCGGCAAACCGTCCGGCATCAGGATCAAGCTCAACTCCATCGTCGACGAGGCCATCATCGACGCGCTCTACCGCGCGAGCGAGGCCGGCGTGCCCGTCGACCTGTGGGTGCGCGGCATCTGCGGGCTCCGGCCCGGTCAGAAGGGGCTGTCGTCGAACATCCGGGTGCGGTCGATCCTCGGTCGCTACCTGGAGCACTCGCGCATCTTCTCGTTCGTGAACGACGGAGACCCGCAGGTCTACATCGGAAGCGCCGACATGATGCACCGCAACCTCGACCGCCGCGTCGAAGCGCTCGTGCGCCTCACCGAGCCCGCCCACCTCGCCGAACTGGATGCGCTCTTCGACCGCGCCTTCGACGAGCGCACCTCCGCGTGGGCGCTCGACGAGAACGGCACCTGGACCCGCCACCACCTCGACGACAACGGCCAGCCGCTCGACGACCTGCAGAATAAGCTC encodes the following:
- the phoU gene encoding phosphate signaling complex protein PhoU, which codes for MREVFQQELAEVQDRLVEIAELVVLSIQNATQAFNNSDVSLAEDVIANDNKIDELTVLLDELSIQILARQQPVARDLRIVVSALRISASLERMGDMSEHIAQLARYRFPDKVVPKSLRSTFAEMGRLDVLIAQKLAQLLRTQDLDLADEIRNEDDQIDELHVSVFDKVLGETWKGQAVDTVDATLASRYHERFADHAVSIAKKVQYLATGDWAPELAS
- a CDS encoding phosphoglyceromutase, with product MSAPHTLILLRHGNSEWNQKNLFTGWVDVRLSEQGVAEAKRAGELLSESGLHPDVLYTSVLTRAIQTANLALEVADRLWIDVKRSWRLNERHYGALQGLDKAETLEKYGPEQFQLWRRSFDVPPPPLDDDSEWSQAHDPRYAGLGDDLPRTECLKDVIARMLPYWESDITKDLAEGKTVLVTAHGNSLRALVKHLDGISDDDIAELNIPTGIPLVYQLDEDFRPIAPAAYLDPEAAAAGAAAVAAQGKK
- a CDS encoding class I SAM-dependent methyltransferase, with the translated sequence MASGAIGTVTRGTTNTNRLRRVDRWIATLPVLRSTADPLVVDLGYGASGVTALELHQRLAKVRPDVEVLGLEIEPGRVATAREQLAVVRSGATGFAPDARIGFALGGFEVPLPDGRLAAVIRASNVLRQYDESEVVPAWRRLVSRLQRGGALIDGTCDEIGRISSWVDVTADGPQHLSISLRLAGLDAPSIVAERLPKILIHRNVPGEPVHRLMLDLDRLWRIHAALAAYGPRQRWIAVAQGMRDAGWPVRGGRTRWRLGELTVDWDAVAPQGFVW
- a CDS encoding folate-binding protein YgfZ; translation: MAASPFLALPGAVDIADVGVAAHYGNPLSEQRALADGRAIVDLSDRAVLTITGPDRLSWLNSLTSQSLLGLAPGESTETLLLDVTGRLEHAVRIVDDGETLWMLVDSAEAEGLLAWLTSMRFMLRVELADRTADLATIGTIGDPALPIAAPNGVPLIWHDPWRAVTPGGHQYARGEHPGASWTWSERLVPRDALGSIAARVTAGEFPVAGTLAADALRIAAWRPRFATEVDEKTIPHELDWLRTAVHLTKGCYRGQETVAKVHNLGHPPRRLVMLHLDGSEGVHPERGAVVTNDGKEVGTVTSSALHYELGPIALAVVKRSTPADATLVVDADGTAVAAAQEIVVPPEAGAEAHVPRLPRLGAVTRQPRA
- a CDS encoding FABP family protein — protein: MIEIPTDLPAELVPLSWLIGVWEGTGVLDYAVGDDHTQLEFGQRVSFSHDGQPYLNYSSTSWVLDEGNTPLAAETGYWRLSRTLIEGDAGPAMLPGQGARPFSTAQSVETLRNSHGGFDIDVAIVHPDGVSELYLGQVNGPRIDLATDAVVRTAGAKDYTAATRLYGLVDNHLLWAWDIAALGQELRTHASARLAKAE
- a CDS encoding response regulator transcription factor, coding for MAQLLILTSAPDAEVLPSLALLSHRTRQIPAEPASLVNAPSCDLIFVDARRDLASAKSLCKILTTTGITVPMLLVLTEGGLTAVSADWGVNDVVLESAGPAEVDARIRLAIGRQTQEHAQTKIQASGVTIDEASYSAKAHGRQLDLTFKEFELLRFFATHPSRVFTREQLLSEVWGYDYFGGTRTVDVHVRRLRAKLGDLESLIGTVRNVGYRFNVYEEDNDRLPSSVRS
- a CDS encoding RNA degradosome polyphosphate kinase → MDGDNILLDNGLSGSFGSDFDDDFAPFVYEPDPDLPDDRYLDRELSWLAFNQRVLELAEDPTLPVLERANFLAIFATNLDEFFMVRVAGLKRRIATGLAVPTNVGRAPVDVLADISEKAHELQSRHAAVYRDQVLPALEEAGITVAKWDELDEADRAQMREIFSQQIFPVLMPLAVDPAHPFPYISGLSLNLSIRVRNSRTGKEQFARLKVPQMLPRFVRIDQRETVDQMRFIALEDLIANHLGDLFPGMEILDHHVFRVTRNEDVEVDEDETENLIQALERELLRRRFGPPIRLEVTEDMDPVTLGLLVRELDVTEQEVYRLPSPLDLGGLFVLAKIDRPDLHYPNHVPTTAAQLMPSEPNAKPDVFAAVGRQDILLHHPYESFATSVQAFLEQAAADPHVLAIKQTLYRTSGDSPIVEALIDAAESGKQVLALVEIKARFDEQNNISWARKLEKAGVHVVYGLVGLKTHCKLALVIREEKGVLKHYSHIGTGNYNPKTSRIYEDLGLLTADDQVGKDLTRLFNELSGYAIEKKFKRLLVAPLHLRKGLLKRIQIETANAAAGKPSGIRIKLNSIVDEAIIDALYRASEAGVPVDLWVRGICGLRPGQKGLSSNIRVRSILGRYLEHSRIFSFVNDGDPQVYIGSADMMHRNLDRRVEALVRLTEPAHLAELDALFDRAFDERTSAWALDENGTWTRHHLDDNGQPLDDLQNKLMQQISHRPRSTRTGSRR